In one window of Notolabrus celidotus isolate fNotCel1 chromosome 15, fNotCel1.pri, whole genome shotgun sequence DNA:
- the per2 gene encoding period circadian protein homolog 2 isoform X4 yields the protein MSEDSDSKPYHFPALEDEEGASGCTASPSCSPMPRGAQGCSSMAQLHRMGGYSQGGPDLGLQSEGSDSSGQEPSASPRSHRKNTCSRLRPEEDVEMKSSGSSGSGTESQSNESHGNESHGNESNGHESTGSSNGNSKDSALLESSESNKSSNSHSPSPPSSSNAFSLLSSEQDNPSTSGCSSQESAKAKTQKEVLKLLKELKHHLPAEKRHNNKSSTLSTLKYALRCVKQVEANEEYYQLLMTNDSQPSGLDVSSYTIEEIDSITSEYTLKNNDIFAVAVSLNTGRIVYISDQAASILNCKRDVFKNTKFVEFLTPQDVSVFYSFTTPYRLPSWSMCTGAETSPSDCMQERSFFCRISGGKGCEGDVQYYPFRMTPYRMKVQDTVHAEDQFCCLLLAERVHSGYDAPRIPTDKRIFTTTHTPSCVFQDVDERAVPLLGYLPQDLIGTPFLLHLHPNDRPIMLAIHRKILQYAGQPFDHSSIRFCARNGEYIILDTSWSSFVNPWSRKVSFVIGRHKVRMGPVNEDVFMPPAPMVGEMKTLDSDIQEVTEQIHRLLLQPVHNSGSSGYGSLTRNDHLLSMASSNESLHESSGGKQQLEEDMSCKARPRTFQEVCKGIHLQKSQEQQTVKAENKKINSIEPVQKSPPVVRPKDLAAPLNWKETGLSVESSSRRSVQEEMAFSDQTVYSYQQISCLDSVVRYLESCNVPVTMKRKCQSSSNTTSSNSDDGKQKESNTMQVSEEIIEDIPVTGDIAEPSQINGGAASVVSPPSQERESYKKLGLTKQVLAAHTQKEEQVFLCRFKELRRLTALKANCSKYLERQREHTTSNDELTAPSCKQVRAGTAPTTRRGTRNRKTKSKRAKQVESSDSTVSQYRQHHLRPPLQNHGLNPTSWSRSDSSQSTFPTPYPSVMPGYPMQVYPSASSVAPHTDAIQQGFVVNQVNQAPPCPSTIPSAPYSSPMITPIVALVLPQYVYSPMAPGLPPPQPVYHPVPGGFPLQTQPFCQAAFPGQVPFTGLPSISAQNQLNSQNQYTPQAGHFAPSFYYPPSSETHQAALEGQSRSSTPQSGVGGGPASPPLFQSRCSSPLNLLELELSVDRQDNTVLSSGGQGNNMTEREKGAGGNQDMDMELKQPSLSLLGPPGPLYYEGTPSVCERLSWDKVCSRLRACNKEASSRGDGNNSDLNSTSSDMLDIILHEDSCSGTGSATSGSMGSGSNGCGTSASGTSNSGTSKSRTSGSGASASGTSGSGSGSNNSSNYFGSVDSSQISQKVNSHMSSSDGRPSEMEQSENFINDIERVLREDREKLKLLQKSQPCFSEEQKKELMAVHPWIKKGCLPKAIDVKVCSCCKTSEAAAAATATDEDQPDLDIADTDSGDAGCQQRTKDEPLNPVLISCHSPSPSSQTQLSQQ from the exons ATGTCAGAAGATTCAGACTCCAAGCCCTACCACTTCCCTGCACtggaggatgaggaaggagCCTCAGGGTGCACAGCGTCCCCCTCCTGCAGCCCAATGCCAAGAGGGGCCCAGGGATGCAGCTCCATGGCTCAGCTGCACCGGATGGGTGGCTACAGCCAAGGTGGGCCCGACCTTGGCCTCCAATCCGAGGGCAGCGACAGTAGCGGCCAGGAGCCTTCTGCCTCGCCACGCAGCCACCGCAAGAACACTTGCTCTAGATTGCGCCCCGAGGAGGACGTGGAGATGAAGAGCAGCGGGTCCAGTGGAAGCGGAACTGAGTCGCAGAGCAATGAAAGCCATGGCAATGAGAGTCATGGCAACGAGAGCAACGGCCATGAGTCAACAGGCAGCTCTAATGGCAACAGTAAAGACTCGGCACTGCTGGAGTCTTCTGAAAGCAACAAGAG CTCAAACTCGCATAGTCCGTCTCCTCCCAGCAGCTCGAACGCCTTCAGTCTGCTGAGCTCGGAGCAGGACAACCCCTCAACCAGCGGCTGCAG TAGTCAGGAGTCTGCCAAAGCCAAGACCCAGAAGGAGGTGTTAAAACTTCTGAAAGAGCTGAAGCATCATCTCCCTGCTGAGAAGAGACACAATAATAAGTCCAGCACGTTGAGCACCTTGAAGTATGCGCTGCGCTGTGTCAAGCAGGTGGAAG CCAATGAAGAGTACTACCAGCTGCTGATGACCAATGACAGTCAGCCCTCAGGCCTGGATGTATCCTCTTATACGATTGAGGAGATAGACAGCATAACTTCTGAATACACCCTCAAAAACAAT GACATTTTTGCTGTGGCGGTGTCCCTCAACACGGGAAGGATCGTCTACATCTCTGATCAGGCCGCCTCCATCCTAAATTGCAAGAGAGATGTTTTCAAGAACACTAAGTTTGTTGAGTTCCTCACGCCGCAGGATGTCAGCGTGTTCTACAGCTTCACGACGCCGTACCGACTTCCCTCTTGGAGCATGTGCACTGGAGCAG AGACCTCCCCGTCAGACTGCATGCAGGAGAGGTCCTTCTTTTGTCGTATCAG tGGCGGTAAAGGGTGTGAGGGTGATGTGCAGTACTATCCGTTCCGCATGACGCCCTACAGAATGAAGGTCCAAGACACAGTACATGCCGAAGACCAGTTCTGCTGCCTCCTGCTGGCCGAGAGAGTTCACTCTGGTTATGATG CACCCAGAATTCCAACAGACAAACGAATCttcaccaccacacacactccaagttgtgtgtttcaggatgTGGATGAGAG GGCAGTTCCTCTCCTCGGGTACCTTCCCCAGGACCTGATTGGTACACCATTCCTCCTACACCTGCATCCCAATGACCGACCCATCATGCTGGCCATTCACAGAAAGA TTCTTCAATATGCAGGGCAGCCGTTTGACCACTCATCCATCCGGTTCTGTGCGCGGAATGGAGAATACATCATTCTCGACACCAGCTGGTCCAGTTTTGTCAACCCCTGGAGCCGCAAGGTCTCCTTCGTTATCGGAAGGCACAAAGTGCGGAT gGGTCCAGTGAATGAGGATGTTTTCATGCCCCCGGCCCCCATGGTTGGGGAGATGAAAACCCTGGACTCCGACATTCAGGAGGTTACTGAGCAGATCCATCGGCTGCTGCTACAG CCCGTTCACAACAGTGGATCCAGTGGCTATGGTAGTCTGACCAGAAATGACCATCTTTTGAGCATGGCCTCCTCTAACGAGAGCCTTCACGAGAGCAGCGGGGGCAAACAACAACTAGAGGAGGACATGAGCTGCAAAGCCAGACCT CGAACATTCCAGGAAGTCTGTAAGGGCATTCATCTCCAGAAGAGCCAAGAGCAGCAGACAGTCAAagcagaaaacaagaaaatcaaCAGTA TAGAGCCTGTACAGAAGAGCCCACCAGTGGTTCGGCCCAAAGACTTGGCAGCTCCTCTCAACTGGAAGGAGACGGGGCTCAGTGTGGAGAGCAGCAGTAGACGGTCTGTTCAGGAGGAGATGGCCTTCAGTGATCAGACTGTCTACTCCTACCAGCAGATCAGCTGTCTGGACAGTGTTGTCAG GTACTTGGAGAGCTGTAATGTTCCAGTCACCATGAAGAGGAAGTGCCAGTCTTCCTCTAACACCACGTCATCCAACTCGGATGATGGCAAACAGAAAGAATCAAACACCATGCAGGTGTCTGAAG AGATCATTGAAGACATTCCAGTTACAGGGGACATAGCAGAGCCCAGCCAGATCAATGGGGGTGCTGCTTCTGTAGTTTCACCTCCCAGTCAGGAGAGGGAGTCCTACAAAAAGCTCGGGCTGACCAAGCAGGTTTTGGCAGCTCATACTCAGAAGGAGGAACAGGTCTTTCTGTGCCGCTTTAAAGAGCTTCGCAGACTCACAGCGCTCAAAGCAAACTGTTCGAAGTACCTGGAGCGCCAGAGAGAGCACACCACCAGTAATG ATGAACTTACTGCTCCGTCATGTAAGCAGGTCAGAGCGGGTACAGCGCCCACTACTCGGCGGGGAACGCGAAATAGGAAAACCAAGTCAAAGCGAGCGAAGCAGGTGGAGTCTTCAGACAGCACAGTGTCCCAATACAGACAGCATCACCTGCGGCCTCCTCTCCAAAACCATGGCCTCAACCCCACCTCTTGGTCTCGCTCTGACAGCTCACAGTCAACATTTCCCACACCCTACCCTTCCGTCATGCCGGGCTACCCCATGCAGGTTTACCCCAGTGCAAGCTCAGTAGCCCCTCACACAGATGCAATTCAACAAGGATTTGTGGTCAACCAGGTCAACCAGGCTCCTCCCTGCCCCTCAACCATCCCTTCTGCTCCGTACAGCTCACCAATGATCACCCCAATCGTGGCGCTAGTGCTGCCCCAATATGTGTACTCTCCAATGGCTCCTGGGCTACCACCACCTCAGCCAGTGTACCACCCAGTACCTGGTGGCTTCCCACTCCAAACACAACCTTTCTGTCAAGCTGCCTTTCCAGGCCAGGTCCCCTTCACTGGTCTACCTTCCATCAGTGCTCAGAACCAGCTCAACTCCCAGAACCAATACACTCCTCAAGCAGGACATTTTGCCCCATCGTTCTACTATCCTCCATCCTCGGAAACCCATCAGGCCGCCCTGGAGGGTCAGTCTCGCTCCTCCACACCACAGTCAGGAGTAGGTGGAGGCCCAGCATCTCCGCCCCTGTTCCAGTCTCGCTGCAGTTCACCGCTCAAcctgctggagctggagctctCTGTAGACAGACAGGACAACACAGTCCTGTCTTCTGGAGGACAAGGGAACAACATGACCGAAAGGGAGAAAGGAGCGGGTGGCAACCAGGACATGGACATGGAGCTGAAACAG CCGTCACTCAGTCTCCTTGGTCCACCAGGACCCTTGTATTACGAGGGCACGCCCAGTGTCTGTGAGCGCTTGTCTTGGGATAAAGTGTGCTCTAGACTGAGGGCTTGCAACAAAGAG gcAAGTTCACGTGGCGATGGCAACAACAGCGACTTAAACTCTACATCCAGTGACATGTTAGACATCATTCTCCATGAAGACTCCTGCTCAGGCACTGGCTCAGCCACCTCGGGGTCCATGGGCTCAGGCTCTAACGGCTGTGGAACTTCAGCCAGCGGTACATCCAACAGTGGAACATCTAAGAGCAGAACATCAGGCAGTGGAGCCTCAGCAAGTGGGACCTCTGGCAGTGGATCAG GAAGCAACAACAGCAGTAATTACTTTGGCAGTGTGGACTCATCCCAGATCAGCCAGAAGGTCAACAGTCACATGAGCAGCAGCGATGGACGGCCATCGGAGATGGAGCAGAGCGAAAACTTCATCAA TGACATCGAGAGAGtgctcagagaggacagagagaagctgaaactgCTGCAGAAGAGTCAGCCATGCTTTtcagaggagcagaagaaggAGCTAATGGCGGTCCACCCATGGATAAAGAAGGGATGTCTGCCAAAAGCAATAGATGTCAAG GTGTGCTCCTGTTGTAAAACctcagaggcagcagcagcagcaacagcaacagatgAGGATCAGCCAGACCTGGACATTGCTGATACAGATTCAGGGGATGCTGGCTGTCAGCAAAGGACTAAAGACGAACCTTTAAACCCTGTACTGATTTCCTGCCACAGTCCATCCCCTAGCTCTCAGACACAGCTATCCCAACAGTGA
- the per2 gene encoding period circadian protein homolog 2 isoform X2, protein MSEDSDSKPYHFPALEDEEGASGCTASPSCSPMPRGAQGCSSMAQLHRMGGYSQGGPDLGLQSEGSDSSGQEPSASPRSHRKNTCSRLRPEEDVEMKSSGSSGSGTESQSNESHGNESHGNESNGHESTGSSNGNSKDSALLESSESNKSSNSHSPSPPSSSNAFSLLSSEQDNPSTSGCSSQESAKAKTQKEVLKLLKELKHHLPAEKRHNNKSSTLSTLKYALRCVKQVEANEEYYQLLMTNDSQPSGLDVSSYTIEEIDSITSEYTLKNNDIFAVAVSLNTGRIVYISDQAASILNCKRDVFKNTKFVEFLTPQDVSVFYSFTTPYRLPSWSMCTGAETSPSDCMQERSFFCRISGGKGCEGDVQYYPFRMTPYRMKVQDTVHAEDQFCCLLLAERVHSGYDAPRIPTDKRIFTTTHTPSCVFQDVDERAVPLLGYLPQDLIGTPFLLHLHPNDRPIMLAIHRKILQYAGQPFDHSSIRFCARNGEYIILDTSWSSFVNPWSRKVSFVIGRHKVRMGPVNEDVFMPPAPMVGEMKTLDSDIQEVTEQIHRLLLQPVHNSGSSGYGSLTRNDHLLSMASSNESLHESSGGKQQLEEDMSCKARPRTFQEVCKGIHLQKSQEQQTVKAENKKINSKPVQKSPPVVRPKDLAAPLNWKETGLSVESSSRRSVQEEMAFSDQTVYSYQQISCLDSVVRYLESCNVPVTMKRKCQSSSNTTSSNSDDGKQKESNTMQVSEEPALLKDQSGLSALDDQDKKSSDAATAVVGTALPLPVPNKPESVMSITSQCSYSSTIVHVGDKKPQPESEIIEDIPVTGDIAEPSQINGGAASVVSPPSQERESYKKLGLTKQVLAAHTQKEEQVFLCRFKELRRLTALKANCSKYLERQREHTTSNDELTAPSCKQVRAGTAPTTRRGTRNRKTKSKRAKQVESSDSTVSQYRQHHLRPPLQNHGLNPTSWSRSDSSQSTFPTPYPSVMPGYPMQVYPSASSVAPHTDAIQQGFVVNQVNQAPPCPSTIPSAPYSSPMITPIVALVLPQYVYSPMAPGLPPPQPVYHPVPGGFPLQTQPFCQAAFPGQVPFTGLPSISAQNQLNSQNQYTPQAGHFAPSFYYPPSSETHQAALEGQSRSSTPQSGVGGGPASPPLFQSRCSSPLNLLELELSVDRQDNTVLSSGGQGNNMTEREKGAGGNQDMDMELKQPSLSLLGPPGPLYYEGTPSVCERLSWDKVCSRLRACNKEASSRGDGNNSDLNSTSSDMLDIILHEDSCSGTGSATSGSMGSGSNGCGTSASGTSNSGTSKSRTSGSGASASGTSGSGSGSNNSSNYFGSVDSSQISQKVNSHMSSSDGRPSEMEQSENFINDIERVLREDREKLKLLQKSQPCFSEEQKKELMAVHPWIKKGCLPKAIDVKVCSCCKTSEAAAAATATDEDQPDLDIADTDSGDAGCQQRTKDEPLNPVLISCHSPSPSSQTQLSQQ, encoded by the exons ATGTCAGAAGATTCAGACTCCAAGCCCTACCACTTCCCTGCACtggaggatgaggaaggagCCTCAGGGTGCACAGCGTCCCCCTCCTGCAGCCCAATGCCAAGAGGGGCCCAGGGATGCAGCTCCATGGCTCAGCTGCACCGGATGGGTGGCTACAGCCAAGGTGGGCCCGACCTTGGCCTCCAATCCGAGGGCAGCGACAGTAGCGGCCAGGAGCCTTCTGCCTCGCCACGCAGCCACCGCAAGAACACTTGCTCTAGATTGCGCCCCGAGGAGGACGTGGAGATGAAGAGCAGCGGGTCCAGTGGAAGCGGAACTGAGTCGCAGAGCAATGAAAGCCATGGCAATGAGAGTCATGGCAACGAGAGCAACGGCCATGAGTCAACAGGCAGCTCTAATGGCAACAGTAAAGACTCGGCACTGCTGGAGTCTTCTGAAAGCAACAAGAG CTCAAACTCGCATAGTCCGTCTCCTCCCAGCAGCTCGAACGCCTTCAGTCTGCTGAGCTCGGAGCAGGACAACCCCTCAACCAGCGGCTGCAG TAGTCAGGAGTCTGCCAAAGCCAAGACCCAGAAGGAGGTGTTAAAACTTCTGAAAGAGCTGAAGCATCATCTCCCTGCTGAGAAGAGACACAATAATAAGTCCAGCACGTTGAGCACCTTGAAGTATGCGCTGCGCTGTGTCAAGCAGGTGGAAG CCAATGAAGAGTACTACCAGCTGCTGATGACCAATGACAGTCAGCCCTCAGGCCTGGATGTATCCTCTTATACGATTGAGGAGATAGACAGCATAACTTCTGAATACACCCTCAAAAACAAT GACATTTTTGCTGTGGCGGTGTCCCTCAACACGGGAAGGATCGTCTACATCTCTGATCAGGCCGCCTCCATCCTAAATTGCAAGAGAGATGTTTTCAAGAACACTAAGTTTGTTGAGTTCCTCACGCCGCAGGATGTCAGCGTGTTCTACAGCTTCACGACGCCGTACCGACTTCCCTCTTGGAGCATGTGCACTGGAGCAG AGACCTCCCCGTCAGACTGCATGCAGGAGAGGTCCTTCTTTTGTCGTATCAG tGGCGGTAAAGGGTGTGAGGGTGATGTGCAGTACTATCCGTTCCGCATGACGCCCTACAGAATGAAGGTCCAAGACACAGTACATGCCGAAGACCAGTTCTGCTGCCTCCTGCTGGCCGAGAGAGTTCACTCTGGTTATGATG CACCCAGAATTCCAACAGACAAACGAATCttcaccaccacacacactccaagttgtgtgtttcaggatgTGGATGAGAG GGCAGTTCCTCTCCTCGGGTACCTTCCCCAGGACCTGATTGGTACACCATTCCTCCTACACCTGCATCCCAATGACCGACCCATCATGCTGGCCATTCACAGAAAGA TTCTTCAATATGCAGGGCAGCCGTTTGACCACTCATCCATCCGGTTCTGTGCGCGGAATGGAGAATACATCATTCTCGACACCAGCTGGTCCAGTTTTGTCAACCCCTGGAGCCGCAAGGTCTCCTTCGTTATCGGAAGGCACAAAGTGCGGAT gGGTCCAGTGAATGAGGATGTTTTCATGCCCCCGGCCCCCATGGTTGGGGAGATGAAAACCCTGGACTCCGACATTCAGGAGGTTACTGAGCAGATCCATCGGCTGCTGCTACAG CCCGTTCACAACAGTGGATCCAGTGGCTATGGTAGTCTGACCAGAAATGACCATCTTTTGAGCATGGCCTCCTCTAACGAGAGCCTTCACGAGAGCAGCGGGGGCAAACAACAACTAGAGGAGGACATGAGCTGCAAAGCCAGACCT CGAACATTCCAGGAAGTCTGTAAGGGCATTCATCTCCAGAAGAGCCAAGAGCAGCAGACAGTCAAagcagaaaacaagaaaatcaaCAGTA AGCCTGTACAGAAGAGCCCACCAGTGGTTCGGCCCAAAGACTTGGCAGCTCCTCTCAACTGGAAGGAGACGGGGCTCAGTGTGGAGAGCAGCAGTAGACGGTCTGTTCAGGAGGAGATGGCCTTCAGTGATCAGACTGTCTACTCCTACCAGCAGATCAGCTGTCTGGACAGTGTTGTCAG GTACTTGGAGAGCTGTAATGTTCCAGTCACCATGAAGAGGAAGTGCCAGTCTTCCTCTAACACCACGTCATCCAACTCGGATGATGGCAAACAGAAAGAATCAAACACCATGCAGGTGTCTGAAG AACCAGCCTTGTTGAAGGATCAGTCTGGTCTCTCCGCTTTGGATGATCAAGATAAAAAGTCCAGTGACGCAGCCACAGCGGTAGTGGGCACCGCGCTGCCCCTACCTGTACCTAACAAGCCAGAAAGTGTGATGTCCATAACCAGCCAGTGTAGCTACAGTAGCACAATAGTGCATGTTGGGGACAAGAAACCTCAGCCGGAATCAG AGATCATTGAAGACATTCCAGTTACAGGGGACATAGCAGAGCCCAGCCAGATCAATGGGGGTGCTGCTTCTGTAGTTTCACCTCCCAGTCAGGAGAGGGAGTCCTACAAAAAGCTCGGGCTGACCAAGCAGGTTTTGGCAGCTCATACTCAGAAGGAGGAACAGGTCTTTCTGTGCCGCTTTAAAGAGCTTCGCAGACTCACAGCGCTCAAAGCAAACTGTTCGAAGTACCTGGAGCGCCAGAGAGAGCACACCACCAGTAATG ATGAACTTACTGCTCCGTCATGTAAGCAGGTCAGAGCGGGTACAGCGCCCACTACTCGGCGGGGAACGCGAAATAGGAAAACCAAGTCAAAGCGAGCGAAGCAGGTGGAGTCTTCAGACAGCACAGTGTCCCAATACAGACAGCATCACCTGCGGCCTCCTCTCCAAAACCATGGCCTCAACCCCACCTCTTGGTCTCGCTCTGACAGCTCACAGTCAACATTTCCCACACCCTACCCTTCCGTCATGCCGGGCTACCCCATGCAGGTTTACCCCAGTGCAAGCTCAGTAGCCCCTCACACAGATGCAATTCAACAAGGATTTGTGGTCAACCAGGTCAACCAGGCTCCTCCCTGCCCCTCAACCATCCCTTCTGCTCCGTACAGCTCACCAATGATCACCCCAATCGTGGCGCTAGTGCTGCCCCAATATGTGTACTCTCCAATGGCTCCTGGGCTACCACCACCTCAGCCAGTGTACCACCCAGTACCTGGTGGCTTCCCACTCCAAACACAACCTTTCTGTCAAGCTGCCTTTCCAGGCCAGGTCCCCTTCACTGGTCTACCTTCCATCAGTGCTCAGAACCAGCTCAACTCCCAGAACCAATACACTCCTCAAGCAGGACATTTTGCCCCATCGTTCTACTATCCTCCATCCTCGGAAACCCATCAGGCCGCCCTGGAGGGTCAGTCTCGCTCCTCCACACCACAGTCAGGAGTAGGTGGAGGCCCAGCATCTCCGCCCCTGTTCCAGTCTCGCTGCAGTTCACCGCTCAAcctgctggagctggagctctCTGTAGACAGACAGGACAACACAGTCCTGTCTTCTGGAGGACAAGGGAACAACATGACCGAAAGGGAGAAAGGAGCGGGTGGCAACCAGGACATGGACATGGAGCTGAAACAG CCGTCACTCAGTCTCCTTGGTCCACCAGGACCCTTGTATTACGAGGGCACGCCCAGTGTCTGTGAGCGCTTGTCTTGGGATAAAGTGTGCTCTAGACTGAGGGCTTGCAACAAAGAG gcAAGTTCACGTGGCGATGGCAACAACAGCGACTTAAACTCTACATCCAGTGACATGTTAGACATCATTCTCCATGAAGACTCCTGCTCAGGCACTGGCTCAGCCACCTCGGGGTCCATGGGCTCAGGCTCTAACGGCTGTGGAACTTCAGCCAGCGGTACATCCAACAGTGGAACATCTAAGAGCAGAACATCAGGCAGTGGAGCCTCAGCAAGTGGGACCTCTGGCAGTGGATCAG GAAGCAACAACAGCAGTAATTACTTTGGCAGTGTGGACTCATCCCAGATCAGCCAGAAGGTCAACAGTCACATGAGCAGCAGCGATGGACGGCCATCGGAGATGGAGCAGAGCGAAAACTTCATCAA TGACATCGAGAGAGtgctcagagaggacagagagaagctgaaactgCTGCAGAAGAGTCAGCCATGCTTTtcagaggagcagaagaaggAGCTAATGGCGGTCCACCCATGGATAAAGAAGGGATGTCTGCCAAAAGCAATAGATGTCAAG GTGTGCTCCTGTTGTAAAACctcagaggcagcagcagcagcaacagcaacagatgAGGATCAGCCAGACCTGGACATTGCTGATACAGATTCAGGGGATGCTGGCTGTCAGCAAAGGACTAAAGACGAACCTTTAAACCCTGTACTGATTTCCTGCCACAGTCCATCCCCTAGCTCTCAGACACAGCTATCCCAACAGTGA